Proteins encoded in a region of the Marinobacter arenosus genome:
- the ppx gene encoding exopolyphosphatase, with amino-acid sequence MTAASTAESAAPSSEVLAAIDMGSNSFHMVVARLVHGEIRTLEKMGEKVQLGAGLDEFNRLTPEAQERGLACLSRFAQRLNGMPPESVQIVGTNALRVARNAREFMDRAEEVLGYPVEIIAGREEARLIYLGVSHTLSDDVGRRLVIDIGGGSTEFIIGQRFEPQVLESLHMGCVSFRNRYFPDGKITRRQMDKAITHAELELLNIRRHFRSVGWQSAVGSSGSIKAIASALASLKISDGTITREGMQELRKRLVDMGKTEKLGELGVRSDRQNIFPAGFAILMAAFQSLGIEEMEFADGALREGLLYDIAGRICHEDVRERTISALQERYHVDQEHGAAVEATAVAAWEQVADTWGLRTLSDEEVLRWACRLHEIGLTISHSQYHKHGAYLLRYSDLPGFSQQFQRDLATLVRGHRRKFSPAIFEGLDPEDRTRLRYLCVLVRLAVLIQHPRNLESPPDFTLHAHDNKLVLEFAEGWLDDRPLTRADLENERDYLSKQDFELLIAGD; translated from the coding sequence GTGACGGCCGCATCCACTGCCGAAAGCGCTGCCCCCTCATCAGAGGTTCTGGCAGCCATCGATATGGGCTCCAACAGTTTTCACATGGTCGTTGCCCGGCTGGTGCACGGAGAGATCCGTACCCTGGAAAAAATGGGCGAAAAGGTTCAGCTTGGCGCCGGCCTCGACGAATTCAATCGCCTGACCCCCGAAGCCCAGGAACGCGGCCTGGCGTGTCTCAGCCGGTTTGCCCAACGCCTGAATGGCATGCCGCCGGAATCGGTCCAGATCGTTGGCACCAATGCCCTCCGGGTGGCCCGAAACGCACGGGAGTTCATGGACCGGGCCGAGGAAGTACTGGGCTACCCGGTGGAGATCATCGCCGGACGGGAAGAGGCCCGTCTGATTTACCTGGGGGTGTCCCACACCCTGTCGGACGACGTCGGTCGCCGGCTGGTGATCGATATCGGGGGCGGCAGCACCGAGTTTATTATCGGCCAGCGTTTCGAACCCCAGGTGCTCGAAAGCCTGCACATGGGCTGCGTCTCGTTCCGCAACCGCTACTTCCCGGATGGCAAGATCACCCGCCGGCAGATGGACAAGGCCATCACCCACGCCGAACTGGAACTCCTGAACATCCGCCGGCATTTCCGCTCGGTCGGTTGGCAGAGTGCGGTTGGGTCGTCCGGCTCCATCAAGGCCATCGCCAGTGCCCTGGCCAGCCTGAAGATCTCCGATGGCACCATCACCAGAGAAGGGATGCAGGAGCTTCGCAAACGTCTGGTGGATATGGGAAAGACCGAAAAACTGGGGGAGCTCGGGGTTCGTTCAGATCGCCAGAACATTTTCCCGGCCGGCTTTGCCATCCTGATGGCCGCCTTCCAGTCCCTGGGCATCGAGGAAATGGAGTTCGCCGATGGCGCGCTGCGGGAAGGCCTGCTGTATGACATCGCCGGTCGCATCTGCCACGAAGACGTCCGCGAGCGAACCATCTCGGCGTTGCAGGAACGCTACCACGTTGACCAGGAGCATGGCGCCGCGGTGGAAGCCACCGCCGTGGCCGCCTGGGAGCAGGTCGCCGACACCTGGGGACTGAGAACGCTCAGTGACGAGGAAGTGCTTCGCTGGGCGTGCCGCCTGCACGAGATCGGTCTGACCATCTCCCACAGCCAGTATCACAAGCACGGGGCCTATCTGTTGCGTTACTCGGACCTGCCCGGCTTCAGCCAGCAGTTCCAGCGCGATCTGGCAACACTCGTTCGGGGCCACCGGCGCAAGTTTTCTCCGGCCATTTTCGAGGGTCTGGATCCGGAAGACCGGACCCGACTGCGTTACCTGTGTGTGCTCGTGCGCCTTGCCGTACTGATACAACACCCTCGCAACCTGGAATCCCCGCCCGACTTCACGCTGCACGCCCACGACAACAAGCTGGTACTTGAGTTTGCCGAAGGCTGGCTGGATGATCGCCCGCTCACGCGGGCCGATCTGGAAAACGAGCGCGATTACCTGTCCAAACAGGATTTCGAACTGCTCATAGCCGGAGACTGA
- a CDS encoding ATP-binding cassette domain-containing protein produces the protein MLTITELSLQRGGVWLLQSVDLTVQPGQRVAIVGANGAGKSSLFQLLLGELAPEQGSVSLPGGCRIAHMAQEVEASGRSARDFVLDGDLDLRRLESELADAEARGDDHAQARIHGELDVHEAWSAPRRAEALLRGLGFSDQDTDRPVSAFSGGWRIRLNLAQALMRPSDLLLLDEPTNHLDLDACLWLENWLRRYPGTLLFISHDRDFMDRVATHVVHFDQRKLELYTGNYTAFEGQRSERLAQQQAGFERQQARIAEIQRFIDRFKAKATKARQAQSRVKALERMERIAPAHIDSPFSFEFPVADKVSNPLLSIRNGQAGHGSVPIIDGINLTLLPGSRIGLLGPNGAGKSTLMDALRGESTLLAGERTCGEHLAIGYFAQHQLESLDLDASPFLHLQRLAPKASEQSIRNFLGGFDFHGDEALSPIRSFSGGEKARVALAVIAWQKPNLLLLDEPTNHLDLEMRQALTMALQNFEGAIVVVSHDRHLLRNTVDEFWLVNEGKVTEYQGDLEDYERWLADRRKEDGEAPRRRDDSAQASASVQPEAAIGESADDRKARKRAEAALRQKLSPYRKQQSALERDMDSLQQTLKAVEADLANPELYEAGGKAMLQELLGKQAEARGRLEEVEAQWLEVSETVESLEGELTG, from the coding sequence ATGTTAACGATAACCGAACTCAGTTTACAACGGGGTGGCGTCTGGTTGCTACAGTCGGTCGACCTCACGGTTCAGCCCGGTCAGCGTGTGGCAATTGTCGGCGCCAATGGCGCTGGAAAATCCAGTCTGTTCCAGCTGTTACTGGGTGAGCTGGCGCCGGAGCAGGGTAGCGTTTCGCTGCCGGGCGGCTGCCGGATTGCCCACATGGCCCAGGAAGTGGAAGCCTCCGGACGCAGCGCCCGGGATTTTGTCCTGGACGGCGATCTCGATCTACGTCGCCTGGAGTCGGAGCTCGCCGATGCCGAGGCGCGCGGTGATGACCATGCCCAGGCCCGGATTCATGGCGAACTGGACGTTCATGAAGCCTGGTCGGCGCCTCGTCGGGCCGAAGCCCTGCTGCGAGGCCTTGGATTTTCCGATCAGGATACCGATCGGCCGGTGTCGGCATTCTCTGGTGGCTGGCGCATTCGGCTCAATCTTGCCCAGGCGCTGATGCGGCCGTCGGACCTGTTGCTGCTGGATGAGCCAACCAACCACCTGGACCTCGATGCCTGCCTCTGGCTGGAGAACTGGCTCCGCCGTTACCCGGGCACCCTGCTGTTTATTTCCCACGACCGGGATTTCATGGACCGGGTCGCCACTCATGTGGTGCACTTCGACCAGCGCAAGCTGGAGCTCTACACCGGCAACTACACGGCTTTCGAGGGCCAGCGCAGCGAGCGACTGGCCCAGCAGCAGGCCGGCTTCGAGCGTCAACAGGCACGCATCGCTGAAATTCAGCGTTTCATTGACCGTTTCAAGGCCAAGGCGACCAAGGCCCGGCAGGCCCAAAGTCGCGTCAAGGCGCTGGAGCGCATGGAGCGAATCGCGCCCGCTCACATCGACTCGCCGTTCAGTTTCGAGTTTCCGGTGGCGGACAAGGTCTCCAACCCTCTGCTCTCCATCCGGAACGGGCAGGCCGGACACGGTTCGGTTCCGATCATCGATGGTATTAACCTTACCCTGTTGCCCGGCAGCCGAATTGGCCTTTTGGGCCCAAATGGCGCCGGCAAGTCCACGCTGATGGATGCCCTGCGGGGCGAGAGCACCTTGCTTGCTGGAGAACGGACCTGTGGCGAGCATCTGGCCATCGGCTATTTCGCCCAGCATCAGCTCGAATCCCTCGACCTTGATGCCAGCCCCTTTCTGCATTTGCAGCGACTGGCACCGAAAGCCTCCGAGCAGAGCATTCGCAATTTCCTCGGAGGATTCGATTTCCACGGTGATGAGGCGCTGAGCCCCATTCGCTCGTTTTCCGGTGGCGAGAAAGCCCGCGTGGCGCTGGCGGTGATCGCCTGGCAGAAACCGAACCTGCTGCTGCTGGATGAGCCGACCAACCACCTGGACCTGGAAATGCGTCAGGCCCTGACCATGGCCCTGCAGAACTTTGAGGGCGCCATCGTGGTGGTTTCCCACGATCGTCACCTGTTGCGCAACACGGTCGATGAATTCTGGCTGGTCAATGAGGGCAAGGTGACGGAGTACCAGGGAGACCTGGAGGATTACGAGCGCTGGCTGGCGGACCGGCGCAAGGAGGATGGCGAGGCTCCCCGGCGGCGGGACGATAGCGCCCAGGCTTCGGCGTCGGTTCAGCCGGAGGCTGCCATCGGCGAGAGTGCGGACGACAGGAAAGCGCGCAAGCGGGCTGAGGCGGCCCTCCGACAAAAACTCAGTCCCTATCGCAAGCAGCAGTCAGCGCTGGAAAGGGACATGGACAGCCTGCAGCAAACGTTAAAGGCGGTCGAGGCGGATCTTGCCAATCCAGAGCTTTATGAAGCCGGCGGAAAGGCCATGCTGCAGGAGTTATTGGGTAAGCAGGCAGAGGCCCGGGGGCGCCTGGAGGAGGTCGAGGCTCAGTGGCTGGAGGTGAGTGAAACGGTGGAATCCCTGGAAGGGGAGCTGACCGGCTAG
- the trxA gene encoding thioredoxin TrxA, whose protein sequence is MSGNIVNVTDASFEQDVLQSDVPVLVDYWAEWCGPCKMIAPVLEEIADEYDGKLKICKLNIDENEQTPPKFNIRGIPTLMLFKNGNVDATKVGALSKSQLAAFLDSNL, encoded by the coding sequence ATGAGCGGAAATATCGTAAACGTAACCGACGCTTCTTTTGAGCAGGACGTACTGCAGTCCGACGTTCCGGTACTGGTTGACTACTGGGCGGAGTGGTGCGGTCCCTGCAAGATGATTGCGCCGGTACTGGAAGAGATTGCCGACGAGTACGATGGCAAGCTGAAGATCTGCAAGCTGAACATCGATGAGAACGAGCAGACTCCGCCCAAGTTCAACATCCGCGGTATTCCGACCCTGATGCTGTTCAAAAACGGCAACGTCGATGCAACCAAGGTGGGCGCCCTGTCCAAGTCGCAACTGGCGGCGTTCCTGGACAGCAATCTCTGA
- the moaB gene encoding molybdenum cofactor biosynthesis protein B codes for MSSELTGELKPLNIALLTVSDTRGPDQDTSGQFLEDSIIEYGHTLVTRRILPDDIYLVRALVANWIADQEIHAVIITGGTGFSERDSTPEAVKPLLDKKIEGFGEEFRRLSASEIGSSTVQSRAFGGLANHTVIFCLPGSTGACRTGWNGILSSQLDSRHAPCNFSGLVLRKPELPYQRLHETVGTRAKR; via the coding sequence ATGAGCAGCGAACTCACCGGCGAACTCAAACCTCTGAACATCGCCCTTCTGACCGTCTCTGACACCCGGGGGCCCGACCAGGACACCTCAGGCCAGTTCCTTGAAGACAGCATCATCGAGTATGGCCACACGCTGGTGACCAGGAGGATCCTGCCTGACGACATCTATCTGGTGCGCGCCCTGGTGGCCAACTGGATTGCGGACCAGGAGATCCACGCCGTCATCATCACGGGTGGCACGGGGTTCTCCGAACGCGACAGCACCCCCGAAGCGGTCAAACCGCTCCTGGACAAGAAGATTGAAGGATTTGGTGAAGAGTTCCGTCGCCTCTCGGCGTCAGAAATTGGCTCTTCCACCGTTCAATCCCGGGCCTTCGGTGGCCTGGCCAACCATACGGTCATTTTCTGCCTGCCGGGTTCAACGGGCGCCTGCCGGACCGGGTGGAACGGCATCCTGAGCTCACAACTGGACAGCCGCCACGCCCCCTGCAACTTCTCCGGGCTCGTGCTGCGCAAGCCGGAGCTTCCGTACCAGCGGCTGCACGAAACCGTTGGCACCCGTGCCAAACGCTAG
- the rho gene encoding transcription termination factor Rho — protein MNLTELKQKSMPELLDIAQEMGLDNLARSRKQDVIFTILKKHAKSGEDIYGDGVLEILQDGFGFLRSADASYLAGPDDIYVSPSQIRRFNLRTGDTVAGKIRPPKDGERYFALLKVNEINFDKPDNARNKILFENLTPLFPEERLTLEAGNGSTEDLSSRVLDLVAPIGKGQRGLIVSPPKAGKTLLMQSIAQSITRNNPECHVMVLLIDERPEEVTEMQRTVRGEVIASTFDEPPARHVQVAEMVIEKAKRLVEHKKDVVILLDSITRLARAYNTVIPSSGKVLTGGVDAHALEKPKRFFGAARNVEEGGSLTILATALVNTGSKMDEVIYEEFKGTGNMEIHLDRKIAEKRTYPAINIRSSGTRREDLLMSEADIQRVWILRKLLHSMDDDTAAIEFLLDKLKDTKTNDEFFQSMKRR, from the coding sequence ATGAATCTTACTGAACTCAAGCAGAAATCCATGCCCGAATTGCTCGATATTGCGCAAGAAATGGGCCTCGATAACCTGGCTCGTTCGCGCAAGCAGGATGTGATCTTCACCATCCTGAAGAAGCATGCCAAGAGCGGCGAAGACATCTACGGTGACGGCGTACTGGAAATTCTGCAGGACGGTTTCGGCTTCCTCCGTTCCGCCGACGCCTCGTATCTGGCCGGGCCTGATGACATTTACGTGTCGCCGAGCCAGATCCGTCGGTTCAACCTGCGCACCGGCGATACCGTTGCTGGCAAGATCCGCCCGCCGAAAGATGGGGAGCGTTATTTTGCGCTGTTGAAAGTTAACGAGATTAACTTCGACAAGCCGGACAATGCCCGTAACAAAATTCTGTTTGAAAACCTCACGCCGCTGTTCCCCGAGGAACGCCTGACCCTGGAAGCCGGAAACGGCAGTACTGAGGATCTGTCGTCTCGGGTACTGGATTTGGTGGCGCCCATCGGCAAGGGCCAGCGTGGTCTGATCGTCTCCCCGCCCAAGGCCGGTAAGACGCTGCTGATGCAGAGCATTGCCCAGTCCATCACCCGCAACAATCCCGAGTGCCATGTCATGGTGCTGCTGATTGACGAGCGGCCTGAGGAAGTCACCGAGATGCAGCGCACCGTGCGCGGCGAGGTCATCGCCTCCACGTTTGACGAGCCGCCGGCCCGTCACGTTCAGGTCGCAGAAATGGTGATCGAGAAGGCCAAGCGTCTGGTTGAGCACAAGAAAGACGTGGTGATCCTGCTGGATTCCATCACCCGATTGGCTCGTGCCTACAACACGGTGATTCCGTCCTCTGGCAAGGTCCTGACCGGTGGTGTGGACGCCCACGCCCTGGAGAAGCCCAAGCGCTTCTTCGGTGCTGCCCGTAACGTGGAAGAAGGCGGCAGCCTGACCATCCTTGCCACGGCGCTGGTCAACACCGGCTCCAAGATGGACGAGGTGATCTACGAGGAGTTCAAGGGTACCGGCAACATGGAGATCCATCTGGATCGCAAGATTGCCGAGAAGCGGACCTATCCGGCCATCAACATCCGCAGCTCCGGCACCCGCCGTGAAGACCTGCTGATGAGCGAGGCGGACATCCAGCGGGTCTGGATCCTGCGCAAGCTGCTGCACTCCATGGACGACGACACGGCGGCAATCGAGTTCCTGCTGGACAAGCTCAAGGACACCAAGACCAATGACGAGTTCTTCCAGTCGATGAAGCGTCGCTGA
- a CDS encoding TIGR02444 family protein, with product MISFYQRTDLREGSVVMPVSRESHTETPAENLKIPEQLEPDNPLWRFALTFWQKAGVQEACLALQTQGWSVTRILCATWLALNGRTYTGSEDATVTEWRSHVTGALRTVRQLLPKTRSDLNKLRSGVAGLELDAERIELALAWQTLMTNNPKTGNMHGREQLIHANLEAAAPTTARARRAEPLLNTLVSALADVSKGEPQP from the coding sequence ATGATTTCATTTTATCAACGTACAGATTTAAGAGAAGGCTCGGTTGTCATGCCGGTTTCACGCGAAAGCCACACGGAAACTCCGGCAGAAAACCTGAAAATTCCAGAACAATTGGAACCAGATAACCCGTTGTGGCGTTTTGCTCTCACATTCTGGCAAAAGGCAGGCGTCCAGGAGGCTTGCCTGGCACTACAAACACAGGGCTGGAGTGTCACTCGAATCCTGTGCGCCACATGGTTGGCACTGAATGGCAGAACGTACACTGGCTCAGAGGACGCTACGGTAACAGAGTGGCGCAGCCATGTAACCGGCGCCCTGCGCACCGTGCGGCAATTGCTTCCGAAGACACGTTCGGATCTCAACAAACTACGCAGTGGCGTTGCCGGCCTGGAGCTGGACGCAGAACGCATCGAATTGGCACTGGCCTGGCAAACACTGATGACCAACAATCCGAAAACCGGCAACATGCACGGACGCGAACAGCTGATCCATGCGAATCTTGAGGCTGCCGCCCCCACCACGGCCAGAGCCCGGCGTGCGGAGCCTTTACTGAATACACTGGTCAGTGCACTGGCCGACGTCTCCAAGGGAGAACCCCAGCCATGA
- a CDS encoding molybdenum cofactor biosynthesis protein MoaE, with the protein MISIQTEDFDPAAEYAELRDSGAGTGAIATFTGLVRDSGDMKGVTGLYLEHYPGMTEQVIGNLIETASSRWSVRKARVIHRVGRLALQDQIVFVGVCSAHREDAFAACQFIMDALKTSAPFWKKEITASGEHWVEQKESDVARSKTWE; encoded by the coding sequence ATGATTTCGATCCAGACCGAAGATTTTGATCCGGCTGCCGAGTATGCCGAACTGCGAGACAGCGGCGCAGGGACCGGGGCGATTGCCACGTTTACGGGCCTGGTGCGGGACAGCGGGGACATGAAAGGGGTAACGGGGCTCTACCTGGAGCATTACCCAGGCATGACCGAACAGGTGATCGGCAACTTGATTGAGACAGCGTCAAGCCGCTGGAGCGTACGCAAAGCCCGGGTCATTCACCGGGTGGGTCGCCTGGCCCTGCAGGACCAGATCGTGTTTGTCGGAGTCTGCAGCGCCCACCGGGAGGATGCGTTTGCCGCCTGCCAGTTCATCATGGATGCGCTCAAGACGTCGGCCCCCTTTTGGAAAAAGGAAATCACCGCATCGGGTGAGCACTGGGTCGAACAGAAGGAATCCGATGTCGCTCGCAGTAAAACCTGGGAGTAA
- the moaD gene encoding molybdopterin converting factor subunit 1, which translates to MTTETTDTITIRFFARLREELGAEQLTVPAQPGLTTGQILAELARRGGPWAQLQGSQPVMIAVNQTMAKPSTAVQGGDEVAFFPPVTGG; encoded by the coding sequence ATGACCACAGAAACCACAGACACCATCACCATCCGTTTTTTTGCCCGACTGCGGGAAGAGTTGGGTGCGGAACAACTGACCGTGCCGGCGCAACCGGGCCTGACCACCGGACAGATTCTCGCCGAACTGGCCCGTCGCGGTGGGCCCTGGGCGCAACTTCAAGGCAGCCAGCCGGTCATGATCGCGGTCAACCAGACCATGGCCAAACCCTCAACGGCCGTTCAGGGTGGCGATGAGGTCGCCTTCTTCCCACCGGTCACCGGAGGCTGA
- the ubiD gene encoding 4-hydroxy-3-polyprenylbenzoate decarboxylase, with amino-acid sequence MKYNDLRDFIDQLEKLGELKRISVEVDPHLEMTEICDRTLRAEGPALLFENPKGYDMPVLANLFGTPKRVAMGMGQENVTALRDIGKLLAFLKEPDPPKGFRDAIEKLPLFRQVMRMSPKVLRSAPCQDVVIEKDRVDLYQIPVQHCWPGDAGPLVTWPLVITRGPHKERQNLGIYRQQVIGRNRLIMRWLSHRGGALDFQEFQKANPGQPYPVAVALGADPATILGAVTPVPDSLSEYAFAGLLRGSRTELVKAGLSDLQVPASAEIVLEGFIYPDDTAPEGPFGDHTGYYNEVDEFPVFTVERITHRRDPIYHSTYTGRPPDEPAILGVALNEVFIPILQKQFPEIVDFYLPPEGCSYRLAVVTMKKQYPGHAKRVMMGVWSFLRQFMYTKFVIVTDDDVNARDWKDVIWAMTTRMDPVRDTTMVENTPIDYLDFASPVSGLGSKMGMDATNKWPGETDREWGTPITMTDEVKQRVDELWESLAIETGSARPE; translated from the coding sequence ATGAAATACAACGACCTGCGAGACTTCATTGACCAGTTGGAAAAGCTGGGCGAATTGAAACGCATCTCGGTTGAAGTGGATCCCCATCTGGAAATGACGGAAATCTGTGACCGCACGTTGCGGGCGGAGGGGCCGGCGTTGCTGTTCGAAAATCCGAAGGGCTATGACATGCCAGTGCTGGCCAACCTGTTTGGCACGCCAAAGCGGGTCGCAATGGGTATGGGGCAGGAGAACGTCACCGCGCTGAGGGACATTGGCAAGCTGCTGGCGTTCCTGAAGGAGCCGGATCCCCCCAAGGGCTTTCGGGATGCCATCGAAAAGCTGCCGCTGTTCCGTCAGGTGATGCGCATGAGTCCGAAGGTACTCCGGTCCGCGCCGTGTCAGGATGTGGTGATTGAGAAAGACCGGGTGGATCTTTACCAGATTCCGGTGCAGCACTGCTGGCCGGGCGACGCCGGTCCGTTAGTCACCTGGCCGCTGGTGATTACCCGTGGGCCTCACAAGGAGCGGCAGAATCTCGGCATCTATCGGCAGCAGGTGATTGGTCGCAATCGACTGATCATGCGCTGGCTGAGCCATCGTGGTGGCGCGCTGGATTTCCAGGAGTTCCAGAAGGCCAATCCGGGGCAGCCGTACCCGGTTGCCGTGGCGTTGGGGGCGGATCCGGCTACGATCCTCGGTGCGGTGACACCGGTGCCGGATTCTTTGTCCGAGTACGCGTTCGCAGGGCTGCTGCGGGGCAGCCGGACCGAGCTGGTGAAGGCCGGTCTGAGTGACCTGCAGGTGCCGGCCAGTGCCGAGATTGTTCTGGAAGGGTTTATCTACCCGGACGACACGGCGCCCGAGGGACCGTTCGGGGATCACACCGGTTACTACAACGAAGTGGACGAGTTCCCGGTGTTCACGGTGGAGCGCATCACCCACCGCCGAGACCCGATTTACCACAGTACCTATACGGGGCGGCCGCCCGATGAACCGGCGATTCTGGGCGTCGCCCTGAATGAAGTGTTCATCCCGATTCTGCAGAAACAGTTCCCGGAAATCGTGGACTTTTACTTGCCCCCCGAGGGCTGCTCCTACCGCCTTGCAGTGGTGACCATGAAGAAGCAGTACCCCGGCCATGCCAAACGGGTCATGATGGGCGTATGGTCATTTCTGCGTCAGTTCATGTACACCAAGTTCGTCATTGTTACGGATGACGATGTGAACGCCCGGGACTGGAAAGACGTCATCTGGGCGATGACCACCAGGATGGATCCGGTCCGGGACACCACGATGGTGGAAAACACACCGATTGATTACCTGGACTTTGCCTCGCCGGTGTCCGGACTCGGTTCCAAAATGGGGATGGACGCCACCAACAAATGGCCGGGCGAAACCGACCGCGAGTGGGGAACCCCCATCACCATGACCGACGAGGTCAAGCAGCGGGTGGATGAGCTCTGGGAGAGTCTGGCCATTGAAACTGGCTCCGCTCGCCCCGAGTGA
- a CDS encoding molybdopterin molybdotransferase MoeA produces the protein MAGHELTPLEDALAHLLARAPTMTETETVNLTDSLNRILAEDQTVPADVPPADNSAVDGYALRCRDLQPGKPLPVSARIPAGEPPQPLTPGTAARIFTGSEIPPGADSVVMQERVETSDAGISVLAEVTEGQNIRRRGQDLAVGNLALPRGTRIRPQEMGLLASMGVARVPVLAKLRVAILTTGDELVDPGKPLGPGQIYNTNRFTLLGLLELAGCEVVLCESVEDTRQATRNALQQAADRADLIITSGGVSVGEEDHVRAVLEDSGDLSLWRLAIKPGKPLAFGEIGGTPVLGLPGNPASVLVTFLMIGMPLIRKRQGRLHTELTGERLPAAFQIDTGSIRREFVRARKELRDGQVCIAAYSNQSSGVLNSACWASGLAVVPENTSVKPGDVLTFYSFDELLA, from the coding sequence ATGGCCGGCCACGAACTGACCCCTCTGGAAGATGCCCTGGCACACTTGCTGGCCAGGGCGCCGACGATGACTGAAACCGAAACGGTCAACTTGACCGACAGCCTGAACCGTATTCTGGCGGAAGACCAGACCGTACCCGCCGACGTCCCCCCGGCAGACAACAGCGCCGTGGATGGATACGCGCTGCGCTGTCGGGACCTGCAACCCGGCAAACCGCTCCCGGTTTCGGCCCGCATCCCGGCCGGCGAGCCACCACAGCCGTTGACGCCGGGCACCGCCGCACGGATCTTCACCGGCTCGGAGATCCCCCCCGGTGCGGATTCGGTGGTCATGCAGGAGCGTGTCGAAACCTCGGACGCCGGGATCTCGGTATTGGCCGAGGTGACCGAGGGCCAGAACATCCGTCGCCGCGGCCAGGATCTTGCCGTAGGCAACCTCGCCCTGCCCCGGGGAACCCGCATTCGCCCTCAGGAAATGGGCCTGCTTGCCTCCATGGGCGTCGCGCGGGTGCCGGTCCTGGCGAAGCTGAGAGTCGCCATCCTGACCACCGGCGACGAGCTGGTGGACCCGGGAAAGCCGTTGGGACCAGGCCAGATCTACAACACCAATCGCTTCACCCTGCTTGGTCTGCTTGAACTTGCCGGCTGCGAGGTGGTGCTGTGCGAATCCGTCGAGGATACCCGACAGGCCACCCGGAACGCCCTGCAACAGGCGGCGGACCGCGCCGACCTGATCATCACCAGCGGTGGCGTATCCGTGGGCGAGGAAGACCATGTCCGGGCGGTGCTGGAGGATTCCGGCGACCTCTCACTCTGGCGCCTGGCCATCAAACCGGGCAAACCTCTGGCGTTTGGCGAGATCGGTGGTACGCCTGTTCTGGGTCTCCCGGGTAATCCGGCCTCGGTGCTGGTTACGTTTCTGATGATCGGAATGCCGCTCATACGCAAGCGTCAGGGCCGACTCCACACCGAGCTTACCGGTGAACGCCTGCCGGCGGCCTTCCAGATCGACACCGGCTCCATTCGCCGGGAATTTGTTCGTGCGCGCAAGGAGTTGCGGGACGGACAGGTGTGCATCGCCGCCTACTCGAACCAGAGCTCCGGGGTTCTGAATTCGGCCTGCTGGGCAAGCGGCCTGGCGGTGGTCCCGGAGAACACTTCGGTCAAACCCGGCGACGTGCTAACGTTTTATTCGTTCGATGAACTTCTGGCATAA